A part of Oncorhynchus kisutch isolate 150728-3 linkage group LG2, Okis_V2, whole genome shotgun sequence genomic DNA contains:
- the LOC109909621 gene encoding sialic acid-binding Ig-like lectin 12, producing MTNGMILEHNGEDIYPWVDEVSKSVFAFFQWRVTLEVTDTAPRPQLSVSEEQREGGNITVSCAVLHTCPSSPPSLSFGDQRGVVQGYHTEEIQGRWRVLSTISFVARAEDHEKVVACNVTHPGGQTAAGEVVLDVSYAPMSVSVSGGSTVVQVGTNLSLSCISDANPLASSYLWHLLRDGLVMPLNHSTETAAVTDLHPDENAFHCTAINPLGRSKPSSIFVVTAEYKPSILANSSCSYHAGQVICRYQARARPRAKVLWMVDGGPLFPGSDPTTSPQNHTVMDIWAAEGTYENVSVTCLVNNTHGHDKLLLSVFVKGVMKMSSVVYEGLIL from the exons ATGACCAATGGAATGATATTAGAGCATAACGGAGAGGACATTTACCCCTGGGTGGATGAGGTCAGCAAGTCTGTCTTTGCATTCTTTCAGTGGAGGGTGACACTGGAGGTTACAG ACACAGCACCAAGGCCACAGCTGTCGGTCAGTGAAGAGCAAAGGGAAGGGGGCAACATCACTGTTtcctgtgctgtcctccacacctgcccctcctcccctccctccctctctttcggGGACCAGAGGGGGGTGGTCCAGGGGTACCACACCGAGGAGATACAGGGTCGATGGCGCGTCCTCTCCACCATCTCGTTTGTGGCCCGAGCAGAGGATCATGAGAAAGTGGTGGCGTGTAACGTGACACATCCAGGAGGCCAGACAGCTGCAGGGGAGGTGGTGCTCGACGTGAGCT aTGCCCCCATGTCTGTGAGTGTCTCAGGGGGAAGCACTGTGGTCCAGGTTGGCACTAACCTGTCCCTGTCCTGCATCAGCGATGCCAACCCCCTTGCCAGCTCCTACCTGTGGCACTTGCTGAGAGATGGCCTGGTCATGCCACTGAACCACAGCACAGAGACCGCTGCAGTTACAGACTTGCACCCAGATGAGAATGCGTTCCACTGCACAGCTATCAACCCTCTGGGGAGGTCCAAGCCCTCCTCTATTTTTGTGGTCACTGCAGAAT ACAAGCCATCTATATTAGCAAACTCCAGCTGCTCCTACCATGCTGGCCAAGTCATCTGCAGGTATCAGGCCCGGGCTCGACCAAGGGCCAAAGTGctgtggatggtggatggaggACCCCTGTTCCCTGGCTCTGACCCAACCACCTCCCCCCAGAACCACACGGTGATGGATATCTGGGCTGCAGAGGGCACCTATGAAAATGTGTCTGTCACCTGTCTGGTCAACAACACACATGGCCATGATAAGCTTCTCCTGAGTGTATTTGTGAAAGGTGTTATGAAAATGTCCTCAGTGGTATATGAGGGTCTCATTTTGTAA